A region from the Achromobacter seleniivolatilans genome encodes:
- a CDS encoding Y-family DNA polymerase: MRLWIAVYLRCLPLDALRPHWPHEEQAFAVLDQERVAALTPAARQAGVRPGMRRAGAAAIAPQVELLPRNALAEADALQGAALALLQYTPEVALAGGDTVLLNVGASLMFFRGPRALSQRVRATLRALDLHVTLGMAPTAMGAWLLAHRPGRHAPRRTLTLPTLARRLDALPLALLPQAQARQDWLNDIGCHSLADLRALPRAGLQRRSTPELLQALDAAYGQTPELYRWIEPPHQFSRRLELMDYVEHTDAVLGVARRLAEQLGGWLTARQLAVRRVVLSMEHERGRHARPPTELELALAQPVWQAPQLLHLLREKLNHFTLEAPVIAVTLLAPDTVEQPAASTTLFPEPGGTAADHARLLDLLVARLGRDQVRHAQPTADHRPEAANSWGDALAAPQRPEPLPTLLDRPFWLLQTPLPLKLSGHRPQYAGQALRLMRGPERIESGWWDPALTVRDYFVAEDAAAARYWIYRERDADDARWFLHGLYA, encoded by the coding sequence ATGCGCCTCTGGATCGCCGTCTACCTGCGCTGCCTGCCGCTGGACGCACTACGCCCGCACTGGCCGCATGAGGAGCAGGCGTTCGCCGTTCTGGACCAGGAACGCGTCGCCGCCCTCACCCCCGCCGCCCGCCAGGCCGGCGTCCGCCCCGGCATGCGCCGCGCCGGCGCGGCAGCCATCGCCCCGCAGGTCGAGTTGCTGCCGCGCAATGCGCTTGCCGAAGCCGATGCCTTGCAAGGCGCAGCGCTGGCCTTGCTGCAATACACGCCCGAAGTCGCCTTGGCGGGCGGCGACACCGTGCTCTTGAATGTAGGCGCCAGCCTGATGTTCTTCCGTGGTCCCCGTGCGCTCAGCCAACGGGTCCGCGCCACGCTGCGCGCACTGGACCTGCACGTGACACTCGGCATGGCGCCCACCGCCATGGGCGCGTGGCTGCTGGCCCACCGCCCGGGCCGGCACGCCCCCCGGCGCACCCTGACGCTGCCCACGCTGGCACGCCGGCTGGACGCGCTGCCGCTGGCGCTGCTGCCCCAGGCGCAGGCGCGCCAAGACTGGTTAAACGATATTGGCTGCCACAGCCTGGCAGACCTGCGCGCCCTGCCCCGCGCGGGCCTGCAACGGCGCAGCACGCCCGAGCTGCTGCAAGCCCTGGATGCCGCCTACGGCCAGACACCCGAGCTCTATCGCTGGATTGAACCGCCCCATCAGTTTTCGCGGCGTCTGGAACTGATGGACTACGTAGAGCACACCGACGCCGTGCTGGGCGTGGCGCGGCGGCTGGCCGAACAGCTGGGCGGCTGGCTGACCGCCCGGCAACTGGCGGTGCGGCGCGTGGTGCTCAGTATGGAACACGAGCGCGGCCGCCATGCGCGCCCGCCCACCGAACTGGAACTGGCGCTGGCGCAACCGGTCTGGCAAGCGCCGCAGCTCTTGCACCTGCTGCGCGAAAAACTCAACCATTTCACGCTGGAAGCTCCCGTCATCGCCGTGACGCTGCTGGCGCCCGATACGGTAGAGCAACCCGCCGCCAGCACCACCTTGTTTCCTGAACCGGGCGGCACCGCGGCCGACCACGCGCGGCTGCTGGACCTGCTGGTGGCCCGGCTGGGCCGTGACCAGGTCCGTCACGCCCAGCCCACCGCCGACCACCGCCCCGAAGCCGCCAATTCCTGGGGCGACGCGCTGGCCGCCCCTCAACGCCCCGAACCGCTGCCCACTTTGCTGGACCGGCCGTTCTGGCTGCTGCAAACGCCGCTGCCCTTGAAGCTATCCGGCCATCGCCCCCAATACGCCGGCCAGGCGCTGCGCCTGATGCGCGGCCCCGAACGCATCGAAAGCGGCTGGTGGGACCCGGCCCTGACCGTGCGCGATTACTTCGTTGCCGAAGATGCCGCCGCGGCGCGCTACTGGATCTACCGCGAGCGCGATGCGGACGACGCCCGCTGGTTCCTGCACGGGCTGTACGCATAA
- the imuA gene encoding translesion DNA synthesis-associated protein ImuA produces the protein MQSPERIHPALWRATQMAKGAARSLPTGHAALSAELPDGGWPLGSLIELLTPHPGIGEIRLLRPALAQLETRRPIALVHPPHAPHIASWMSWRLDPRQLLWVAPEKPVDALWATEQILKNGSCGALICWLPHVRPESLRRLHLAAQASDLLFIAVRPSNAAQNATPAPLRLALAPAPGGLSVHILKRRGPVCDTPLYVGLEPGALTPSSPRHAPLDRRLPALPAAGRTTPALAA, from the coding sequence ATGCAGTCCCCGGAACGTATCCATCCCGCGTTGTGGCGCGCCACCCAAATGGCTAAAGGCGCCGCCCGCAGCCTGCCCACCGGGCATGCTGCGCTTTCGGCCGAGCTGCCGGACGGCGGCTGGCCGCTGGGGTCCCTGATCGAACTGCTGACCCCGCACCCCGGCATAGGCGAAATCCGCCTGCTGCGCCCGGCGCTGGCCCAGCTGGAAACACGCCGTCCCATTGCTCTGGTGCACCCCCCGCATGCCCCCCATATCGCCAGCTGGATGAGCTGGCGGCTGGACCCCCGGCAGTTGCTCTGGGTTGCGCCAGAAAAACCCGTTGATGCCTTATGGGCCACGGAACAGATCCTGAAAAACGGCAGTTGCGGCGCGTTGATCTGCTGGCTGCCCCATGTGCGGCCTGAATCCTTGCGCCGTCTGCACCTGGCAGCCCAGGCCAGTGATCTGCTGTTTATCGCCGTCCGCCCGTCCAACGCGGCGCAAAACGCCACTCCCGCCCCCTTGCGGCTGGCCCTTGCGCCCGCGCCTGGCGGCTTGTCCGTACACATTCTGAAGCGCCGGGGGCCTGTCTGCGACACGCCGCTGTACGTGGGCCTGGAGCCCGGCGCCCTTACGCCTTCTTCTCCCCGCCATGCGCCTCTGGATCGCCGTCTACCTGCGCTGCCTGCCGCTGGACGCACTACGCCCGCACTGGCCGCATGA
- a CDS encoding amino acid permease: MHTPTTESGVTPASQNQLHRVLKARHLTMIALGGAIGTGLFVASGAAIAQAGPGGALLVYLVIGLMVYFIMTSLGELATFMPVSGSFCTYASRYVDPGFGFALGWNFWISWATVVAVDVVAAQLVMAYWLPDTPGWIWSVAFLALTFGLNAFSARSFGEAEYWFAIIKVVAVLCFIAVGLAMLAGIIHSGNPVGLANWKVGDAPFVGNVATWVGVAMVVAYSFQGTELVGVAAGESENPRRNVPRAINNVFWRILLFYVLAILIIGLLLPYTDPQLLRNEVEDIAVSPFTLVFQHAGLLSAATVMNAVILTSVLSAGNSGMYAATRMLFNMAAEGQAPAVFKRLTRNGVPLYALLATTALACLCLFSVVYSPKAVYIWLLNFAGMTEFIVWLSIAVSHYRFRQGYVKHGYDTADLPYKAGLFPFGPVLAFVLCLTVTLGQNYQAFLEERIDWIGVMSTYLAIPLFLALWIGHRVLRKSRWVPYKDMRFYGLELGQGVEQPSGTPANARM; encoded by the coding sequence ATGCATACACCGACCACAGAATCGGGCGTCACGCCTGCCAGCCAAAATCAGTTGCACCGCGTGCTTAAAGCGCGCCATCTAACGATGATAGCGTTGGGCGGCGCCATCGGCACCGGCCTGTTCGTCGCCTCTGGCGCGGCGATTGCGCAAGCGGGTCCTGGCGGCGCCCTGCTGGTCTATCTGGTGATTGGCCTGATGGTGTATTTCATCATGACGAGCCTGGGCGAACTGGCGACCTTCATGCCGGTGTCAGGCTCGTTTTGCACCTATGCGTCGCGCTACGTGGACCCGGGTTTCGGCTTTGCGCTGGGGTGGAATTTCTGGATCAGCTGGGCCACGGTGGTCGCCGTGGACGTGGTGGCCGCCCAATTGGTCATGGCGTATTGGCTGCCGGATACGCCGGGATGGATATGGAGTGTGGCGTTCCTGGCGCTGACCTTTGGGCTGAACGCATTTTCGGCGCGCAGCTTCGGTGAAGCCGAATACTGGTTTGCCATCATCAAGGTCGTGGCGGTGTTGTGCTTCATCGCCGTGGGTTTGGCGATGCTGGCAGGCATCATTCATAGCGGCAACCCCGTGGGCCTGGCGAATTGGAAGGTGGGCGATGCGCCCTTCGTGGGCAATGTGGCCACCTGGGTGGGGGTGGCCATGGTGGTTGCGTATTCCTTTCAGGGCACGGAGCTGGTGGGCGTGGCCGCTGGCGAATCCGAGAACCCGCGGCGCAACGTGCCGCGCGCCATCAACAATGTGTTCTGGCGCATTCTGCTGTTCTACGTGCTGGCGATTCTGATCATCGGCCTGCTGCTGCCCTACACCGACCCGCAACTGCTGCGCAACGAAGTCGAAGACATTGCCGTCAGCCCCTTCACGCTGGTCTTCCAGCATGCAGGGCTATTGTCGGCAGCCACGGTCATGAACGCAGTGATCCTGACGTCCGTGCTGTCGGCGGGCAACTCGGGCATGTACGCCGCCACCCGGATGCTGTTCAACATGGCGGCCGAAGGCCAGGCGCCAGCGGTGTTCAAGCGGCTGACCCGCAATGGCGTGCCGCTGTATGCGCTACTGGCCACCACCGCGCTTGCCTGTCTGTGCCTGTTCAGCGTGGTGTACAGCCCGAAAGCCGTCTACATCTGGCTGCTGAACTTTGCCGGCATGACGGAATTCATCGTGTGGTTGAGCATTGCCGTCAGCCATTACCGTTTTCGCCAGGGTTATGTGAAGCACGGCTACGACACGGCTGATCTGCCTTACAAGGCCGGCCTGTTCCCCTTTGGCCCGGTACTGGCCTTTGTACTGTGCCTGACGGTCACGTTGGGCCAGAACTACCAGGCATTCCTGGAAGAGCGCATCGACTGGATCGGGGTCATGTCGACCTATCTGGCGATTCCGCTGTTTCTGGCGTTGTGGATCGGTCATCGCGTGCTGAGAAAGTCGCGCTGGGTGCCGTACAAGGACATGCGTTTTTACGGTTTGGAGCTGGGCCAGGGCGTGGAACAGCCATCGGGAACCCCGGCAAACGCCCGGATGTAG
- the ypfH gene encoding esterase, whose protein sequence is MASSSSIEFLPDPGVDVRQLFILLHGVGGSPDNLRPLAQAVRAAFPTAAVLVPEGFEPFDGGGAGRQWFSVRGVTEDNRADRVAHAMPPLEAFVRQAQARFGLLQSDTALAGFSQGAIMALELVQAHDGMAGRVLAFSGRYAQLPKSAPQYTTIHLLHGADDPIMSVAHIQAAQTRLNELHGDSTIDIASQVGHELHPALIQRAIVRLQTCVPLRAWEAALGLNQTPPDGSTVH, encoded by the coding sequence ATGGCGTCTTCCAGTTCTATTGAATTTCTACCTGATCCCGGCGTCGACGTGCGCCAGTTGTTCATCCTGCTGCACGGCGTGGGCGGCTCGCCCGACAACCTGCGGCCACTGGCCCAGGCGGTGCGCGCGGCATTCCCCACGGCGGCCGTGCTGGTGCCCGAAGGTTTCGAGCCTTTCGATGGCGGCGGCGCGGGCCGGCAATGGTTTTCGGTGCGCGGCGTGACCGAAGACAACCGCGCAGACCGCGTGGCGCACGCCATGCCGCCTCTGGAAGCCTTTGTGCGCCAAGCGCAGGCCCGCTTCGGCTTGCTGCAATCGGACACGGCGCTGGCCGGGTTCTCTCAGGGCGCCATCATGGCGCTGGAACTGGTGCAGGCGCATGACGGCATGGCTGGCCGTGTGCTCGCATTTTCGGGCCGCTACGCGCAATTGCCCAAGTCCGCGCCGCAATACACCACGATTCATCTGCTGCATGGCGCCGATGACCCGATCATGAGCGTGGCGCATATCCAGGCCGCGCAGACCCGGTTGAACGAATTGCATGGCGATTCCACTATCGATATCGCCTCGCAGGTCGGCCACGAACTGCATCCGGCCCTGATCCAGCGCGCTATCGTGCGCCTGCAAACCTGCGTGCCGCTACGCGCCTGGGAAGCGGCGCTGGGCCTGAACCAGACGCCGCCCGACGGCAGCACGGTGCACTGA